From a region of the Phragmites australis chromosome 21, lpPhrAust1.1, whole genome shotgun sequence genome:
- the LOC133903774 gene encoding thioredoxin-like protein YLS8 — translation MSYLLPHLHSGWAVDQAILAEEERLVIIRFGHDWDETCMQMDEVLASVAETIKNFAVIYLVDITEVPDFNTMYELYDPSTVMFFFRNKHIMIDLGTGNNNKINWAMKDKQEFVDIVETVYRGARKGRGLVIAPKDYSTKYRY, via the exons ATGTCGTACCTGCTGCCGCATCTGCACTCGGGGTGGGCGGTGGACCAGGCCATCCTCGCCGAGGAGGAGCGCCTCGTCATCATCCGCTTCGGCCACGACTGGGACGAGACCTGCATGCAG ATGGATGAAGTGCTGGCGTCAGTAGCCGAGACAATAAAGAACTTTGCTGTTATCTACCTTGTCGACATCACCGAGGTTCCTGACTTCAACACTATGTACGAGCTGTACGATCCGTCGACAGTGATGTTTTTCTTCAGGAACAAGCACATCATGATTGATCTTGGGACAGGAAACAATAACAAGATCAACTGGGCCATGAAGGACAAGCAGGAGTTCGTTGACATTGTGGAGACTGTCTACAGGGGCGCACGCAAGGGCCGTGGTCTGGTGATTGCTCCAAAGGATTACTCCACCAAATACCGTTACTAA